Proteins from a genomic interval of Bacteroidota bacterium:
- a CDS encoding enoyl-CoA hydratase-related protein, translating to MPYTVLELVRTGKTCVLRIQRPEVLNALSRTVLQELSDALDELEDDASVQGIILTGAGDKAFVAGADISEIKALSPSQVAAFSTYGQQLFARIEQFAKPIVALVNGFALGGGCELSMACHLRVATPKAKFGQPEVNLGIIAGYGGTQRLPRLIGKTKAMELLLTGDMIKAEEAERLGLVNAVKPEEEAMDYALALLGKIYQKAPLAVAATITSVNAAFDPAQDGYQVEAAQFAKTANSHDGKEGTSAFLEKRTPVFTGA from the coding sequence ATGCCGTATACAGTTTTAGAGCTAGTCCGAACCGGTAAAACCTGTGTGCTGCGGATACAGCGGCCCGAAGTGCTGAATGCCCTTAGCCGCACGGTGCTCCAGGAGCTTTCCGATGCCCTGGACGAGCTGGAAGACGATGCCAGCGTTCAGGGTATCATACTCACCGGCGCAGGAGACAAGGCCTTTGTAGCAGGAGCAGATATTAGCGAGATCAAGGCACTATCGCCGAGCCAGGTAGCAGCGTTCAGTACCTATGGTCAGCAGCTTTTCGCGCGTATCGAGCAGTTTGCCAAGCCCATTGTTGCCCTGGTAAATGGCTTTGCCCTGGGCGGCGGATGCGAGCTGAGCATGGCCTGCCACCTGCGTGTGGCCACACCCAAGGCCAAGTTTGGCCAGCCCGAGGTAAACCTGGGCATTATAGCCGGCTATGGGGGCACCCAGCGCCTGCCCCGCCTGATCGGCAAGACCAAGGCCATGGAGCTGCTGCTTACCGGAGACATGATAAAGGCTGAGGAAGCCGAGCGCCTGGGCCTGGTAAACGCCGTGAAGCCCGAGGAAGAAGCCATGGACTATGCCCTGGCGCTGCTGGGCAAGATCTACCAAAAGGCCCCGCTGGCCGTAGCCGCCACCATTACCAGTGTGAATGCGGCCTTTGATCCCGCCCAGGATGGCTATCAGGTAGAGGCTGCCCAGTTTGCCAAAACAGCCAATAGCCACGATGGTAAGGAAGGTACATCGGCCTTCCTGGAAAAACGTACCCCCGTCTTTACCGGGGCTTGA
- a CDS encoding acyl-CoA dehydrogenase family protein, protein MSTATKTATYTAPDYFQLDDLLTDEYKLIRSSVRKWVDEKLKPIIEDYAQRAECPTHLIPEMAELGVFGPMLPEAYGCAGLDYMAYGLIMQEVERGDSGIRSMASVQGSLVMYPIYAYGSEEQHRKYLPKLASGEWMGCFGLTEPDFGSNPSGMATHYEDKGDHYLLNGSKLWISNAPFAQIAVVWAKNEEGRIHGLIVERGMEGFTTPEIHNKWSLRASATGELVFDNVKVPKANLLPNVSGLKGPMGCLDSARYGIAWGTIGVAMECYDVALKYALERIQFDVPIASFQLTQKKLAEMLTEITKAQLLTYRLGQLKNEGRATSAQISMAKRNNVDMALHIAREARQVLGGMGITGEYPIMRHMANLESVITYEGTHDIHLLITGMDVTGMPAFRRDLKQ, encoded by the coding sequence ATGAGTACCGCTACAAAAACCGCCACATACACCGCCCCAGACTACTTTCAGCTGGACGACCTGCTAACCGATGAGTATAAGCTGATACGCAGTAGTGTGCGCAAGTGGGTGGATGAAAAGCTAAAGCCCATCATAGAGGACTATGCGCAGCGGGCCGAGTGCCCCACCCACCTGATACCCGAGATGGCCGAGCTGGGGGTATTTGGCCCCATGCTGCCCGAGGCCTATGGCTGTGCAGGCTTGGACTATATGGCCTACGGCCTCATCATGCAGGAGGTGGAGCGGGGCGACAGTGGCATACGCTCTATGGCCTCCGTACAGGGTAGCCTGGTGATGTATCCCATCTATGCCTACGGCAGCGAGGAGCAGCACCGCAAATACCTGCCCAAGCTGGCGAGTGGCGAGTGGATGGGCTGCTTTGGCCTGACGGAGCCTGACTTTGGCAGCAACCCCAGTGGCATGGCCACCCACTATGAGGACAAGGGCGACCATTACCTGCTGAATGGCAGCAAACTCTGGATCAGCAACGCCCCCTTTGCGCAAATAGCAGTAGTGTGGGCCAAGAATGAAGAGGGCCGCATCCACGGCCTGATCGTGGAGCGTGGTATGGAGGGCTTTACCACACCCGAGATCCACAATAAGTGGAGCCTGCGCGCCAGCGCCACCGGGGAGCTCGTGTTTGACAACGTGAAGGTGCCCAAAGCCAACCTGCTGCCCAACGTAAGCGGCCTGAAAGGCCCCATGGGCTGCCTGGATAGTGCCCGCTACGGCATAGCCTGGGGTACCATTGGCGTGGCGATGGAGTGCTACGACGTAGCCCTGAAGTATGCCCTGGAGCGCATTCAGTTCGACGTGCCCATTGCCTCTTTCCAGCTGACCCAGAAGAAGCTGGCCGAAATGCTGACTGAAATAACCAAAGCACAGCTGCTAACCTACCGCCTGGGCCAGCTGAAGAACGAGGGCAGAGCTACCAGTGCCCAGATAAGCATGGCCAAGCGCAATAATGTGGACATGGCCCTACACATTGCACGCGAGGCACGCCAAGTGCTGGGCGGTATGGGCATAACCGGGGAGTATCCCATCATGCGCCACATGGCCAACCTGGAGAGCGTGATAACCTACGAGGGTACGCACGACATACACCTGCTGATAACGGGTATGGACGTAACCGGTATGCCAGCCTTTCGCCGGGATTTGAAACAATAA
- a CDS encoding FkbM family methyltransferase, translating to MKKTINSIVNFCRRTLANILRPISPPEFIFQRLHFRGPFSISTDGGDKLMMINYNDHISNRYFWGGLKTPWEYTSREIWRSLTKDASVILDIGAHNGSYSLEAKLANPAARVIAIEPNSNIAERAAANFRLNKFDVELENVAAGREESVLAFNGWSFLHQVGKNEVKTEIRVRRVSDLLAEKNIHHLGLLKIDI from the coding sequence TTGAAAAAAACAATTAATAGTATTGTCAATTTTTGTCGCAGGACATTGGCAAACATCCTTAGGCCTATCTCTCCGCCTGAATTCATTTTTCAGCGTTTGCATTTCAGAGGGCCATTCTCCATATCTACGGATGGTGGAGATAAGCTCATGATGATTAATTACAACGACCATATATCGAATCGTTATTTCTGGGGAGGCCTGAAGACACCTTGGGAGTATACGAGTCGCGAGATTTGGCGGTCGTTGACAAAAGATGCTTCCGTCATTTTGGACATTGGAGCTCATAATGGCTCTTATTCTCTCGAAGCAAAGCTTGCAAATCCTGCTGCGCGAGTTATTGCTATCGAACCAAATTCAAACATAGCAGAGCGGGCAGCTGCCAATTTCAGACTTAATAAGTTTGACGTTGAGTTAGAGAATGTTGCTGCAGGTAGAGAGGAGTCTGTTTTAGCATTTAACGGTTGGTCTTTTTTGCATCAAGTGGGTAAGAATGAGGTTAAGACTGAAATAAGGGTTCGGCGAGTTTCTGACTTATTGGCAGAAAAGAACATACATCATCTAGGTCTGCTTAAGATTGACATATAG